Proteins encoded within one genomic window of Halobacteroides halobius DSM 5150:
- a CDS encoding DEAD/DEAH box helicase family protein yields MSLKDLDLKIGYRSDNKDELIRNFYIPVLSNAVIYKRAVGYFSSAVLLQLSKGISKLIDNNGKIQIVASPELNQDDIEAIQTGYELRDEVMKRALFRNFREPKNDIEKERYNYLAHLISNNQLDIKIALIDEGKTRGIYHEKIGIVEDELGNKVAFTGSLNETENAIQSNFESIDVYCSWNGGTDLERVRNKSRDFDQLWKNETNRLAIYDFPDAVRDEILNYKKGYVKKEERILNLNNKVSESKATYSYKTNYPKLPDWLDIRGYQQKAIDSWIANDYVGLLNMATGTGKTITALSGITKLWNDLDDKLVVIIVCPYTHLVEQWREDIVEFNMDPIIAYSSSDQKNWRKILDKKIHRYNLDIINHISIVTTNGTYKTDKFQQLIDNINENVVFVVDEVHNAGATGFLEVLNNNFEYRLALSATPKRHFDQEGTKAIFDYFDKQVYHFGLKRAIADGFLTQYYYYPQIVYLTNEEYDEYLKISKKAYKSLAHTDEGTELTEVAKRLLIKRARLVAGATNKLDELRELMKERTESNYNLVYCGSTYVEDEFSNREMRQIEAVTRILGNELNMRVAKFTAEESMEERKKIIKNFSDGETLQSIVAIKCLDEGVDIPAIENAYILASSTNPREFIQRRGRVLRQFKGKDFAYIYDFITLPRPIEEVPLIDQQLLKYDLSLVEKEVKRAKEFASLAENHRKALKPLEEIEEVYNKYSEEED; encoded by the coding sequence ATGTCACTAAAGGATTTGGATTTAAAAATTGGATATAGATCTGATAATAAAGATGAGCTTATACGGAATTTTTATATTCCAGTTTTATCTAATGCTGTGATTTATAAAAGAGCAGTAGGTTATTTTTCGAGTGCTGTATTATTGCAACTATCGAAAGGTATATCTAAGTTAATTGATAATAATGGGAAAATACAGATAGTTGCATCACCAGAATTAAATCAGGATGATATTGAAGCAATTCAGACAGGCTATGAATTAAGGGATGAAGTTATGAAGAGAGCTTTATTTAGAAATTTTAGAGAACCAAAAAATGATATTGAAAAAGAAAGATACAATTATCTTGCTCATTTAATAAGTAATAATCAATTAGATATTAAAATTGCATTAATAGATGAAGGGAAAACTCGAGGAATATACCATGAAAAAATTGGAATTGTAGAGGATGAGTTAGGAAATAAAGTTGCCTTTACTGGTTCACTTAATGAAACTGAAAATGCAATTCAAAGTAATTTTGAATCTATAGATGTTTATTGTTCTTGGAATGGTGGAACAGATTTAGAAAGGGTTAGAAATAAATCTAGAGATTTTGATCAATTATGGAAAAATGAAACTAATCGTTTAGCTATTTATGATTTTCCTGATGCTGTTAGAGATGAAATTTTAAATTATAAAAAAGGTTATGTAAAAAAAGAGGAAAGAATATTAAATTTAAATAATAAAGTTTCTGAAAGTAAAGCAACCTATAGTTATAAAACTAATTATCCTAAGTTACCAGATTGGTTAGATATTAGAGGTTATCAACAAAAAGCAATTGATTCTTGGATAGCTAATGATTATGTAGGATTATTAAATATGGCTACGGGAACTGGAAAAACTATTACTGCATTATCTGGTATAACAAAATTATGGAATGATTTAGATGATAAATTAGTTGTTATAATAGTTTGTCCCTATACCCACTTAGTAGAGCAATGGAGAGAAGATATAGTTGAGTTTAACATGGATCCAATTATTGCCTATTCTAGTTCTGATCAAAAAAATTGGCGTAAAATACTAGATAAAAAAATTCACAGATATAATTTAGATATTATAAATCATATATCTATTGTTACAACAAATGGAACTTATAAAACAGATAAATTTCAACAACTAATTGATAATATTAATGAGAATGTAGTTTTTGTAGTGGATGAAGTACATAATGCAGGAGCGACTGGATTTTTAGAAGTATTAAATAATAATTTTGAGTATAGATTAGCTTTATCTGCTACTCCTAAGAGGCATTTTGATCAAGAAGGTACTAAAGCTATATTTGATTATTTTGATAAACAAGTATATCACTTTGGATTAAAAAGAGCTATAGCTGATGGTTTTTTGACTCAATATTATTATTATCCACAAATTGTATACTTGACTAATGAAGAGTATGATGAATATTTAAAAATATCTAAAAAAGCATATAAAAGTCTAGCCCATACTGATGAAGGAACTGAACTAACAGAAGTAGCTAAGAGATTGTTAATTAAAAGAGCCCGTTTAGTTGCTGGAGCTACTAATAAACTAGATGAATTAAGAGAATTAATGAAAGAAAGGACTGAAAGTAATTATAATTTAGTTTATTGCGGATCTACATATGTTGAAGATGAATTTAGTAATAGAGAAATGCGGCAGATAGAAGCTGTAACTAGAATATTAGGTAATGAATTAAATATGAGAGTAGCTAAATTTACGGCAGAAGAATCAATGGAAGAAAGAAAGAAAATAATAAAAAACTTTAGTGATGGAGAGACATTACAATCTATAGTAGCAATAAAATGTTTAGATGAGGGAGTAGATATACCTGCTATTGAGAATGCATATATTCTTGCTAGTAGCACTAATCCTAGAGAATTTATACAAAGGAGAGGAAGAGTTCTTAGACAGTTTAAAGGAAAAGATTTTGCTTATATATATGATTTTATTACTTTACCACGTCCGATTGAAGAGGTACCATTAATAGACCAACAATTGCTTAAATATGATCTTTCATTGGTTGAAAAAGAAGTTAAGAGAGCTAAAGAATTTGCTAGCTTAGCAGAGAATCATCGCAAAGCATTAAAACCTTTAGAAGAGATTGAAGAAGTTTATAATAAATATTCTGAAGAGGAGGATTGA
- a CDS encoding YdbC family protein translates to MSNYSKTIEKALNNKKENSKKSKKKNFAFNYDKEEIFGKINLSKNWEIQVTKTSWNNRKYKYEIRKWSKDGKPGKGVTCTKEQLIKLIRILKDMELTNSNRKFEKNDIVENETGNRAKVKKVEKEYLLVKASEDDEKWDIEQCEFIKKGRKTY, encoded by the coding sequence ATGTCTAATTACAGTAAAACTATAGAAAAAGCTCTAAATAATAAAAAAGAAAATTCGAAGAAATCAAAGAAGAAAAATTTTGCATTTAATTATGATAAAGAAGAGATATTTGGTAAAATAAATTTATCAAAAAATTGGGAGATTCAAGTTACCAAAACTAGTTGGAATAATAGAAAATATAAATATGAAATTAGAAAATGGAGCAAAGATGGAAAGCCAGGTAAAGGAGTAACTTGTACGAAAGAGCAATTAATAAAATTAATTAGGATTTTAAAAGATATGGAACTCACTAATTCAAATAGAAAATTTGAAAAGAATGATATTGTTGAAAATGAAACTGGAAATAGAGCAAAAGTAAAAAAAGTAGAAAAAGAATATCTATTAGTTAAAGCTTCTGAAGATGATGAAAAATGGGATATTGAGCAGTGTGAGTTTATTAAAAAAGGTAGAAAAACATATTAG
- a CDS encoding DUF3006 domain-containing protein, translating into MRAVIDRFVGDYGLLLVGPEEVELNVPREELPDNVVEGDWLRLDFRLDKKVTIKRSEELEDLLYSLIDS; encoded by the coding sequence ATGAGAGCAGTCATTGATAGATTTGTAGGTGATTATGGTCTGTTGCTGGTTGGCCCAGAAGAAGTAGAACTTAATGTGCCTAGAGAAGAATTACCAGATAATGTGGTAGAAGGTGATTGGCTGAGATTAGATTTTAGATTAGATAAAAAGGTTACTATCAAAAGAAGTGAGGAGCTAGAAGATTTGTTATATAGCTTAATAGATAGTTGA
- a CDS encoding glycoside hydrolase family 108 protein has protein sequence MRNRFKKILQEVLNYEGGYTDDEDDSGGPTKFGVTESTARRSDYKGDLKELTKKEATEIYYENYWANLKYNQIEDDRIALEVLDQAINFGPKTANQHLQRACNFLREEEIAVDGVVGPVTLQAVNDCAYKSELIKLLNILQGVKYIRIVEQDKSQKKFIRGWLKRVLIL, from the coding sequence ATGAGGAATAGATTTAAGAAGATTTTGCAGGAAGTGTTAAACTATGAAGGTGGCTATACAGATGATGAGGATGATAGCGGCGGGCCAACTAAATTTGGAGTTACTGAATCTACTGCTAGAAGGTCAGATTATAAAGGAGATCTAAAAGAGCTTACTAAAAAGGAAGCAACTGAAATATATTACGAAAATTATTGGGCCAATCTTAAATATAATCAGATTGAAGATGATAGAATAGCTCTTGAAGTTCTCGACCAGGCTATTAACTTTGGCCCTAAAACTGCTAATCAACATTTACAAAGAGCTTGTAATTTTTTAAGAGAAGAGGAAATTGCAGTTGATGGAGTAGTTGGCCCAGTTACTTTACAGGCAGTTAATGATTGCGCCTATAAAAGTGAGTTGATTAAGCTACTTAATATCCTACAAGGCGTTAAATACATTCGGATTGTAGAACAGGATAAGTCACAAAAGAAGTTTATTAGAGGTTGGTTGAAGCGAGTCTTAATTTTATAA
- a CDS encoding phage holin family protein produces the protein MDWLDKIVEYFNYIVGFLGGGICYWLGGYDQALEILLAMVVVDYLTGLLSAYVLQEIDSAIGKKGVAQKVGMFLTVAIAHLADQILASGGMIRLMAIWFYISKEGISALENLGQVGVPIPEFLKRSLIQLKDKKNY, from the coding sequence ATGGATTGGCTCGATAAGATAGTAGAATATTTCAATTATATTGTAGGCTTCCTTGGCGGGGGGATTTGTTATTGGTTAGGTGGCTATGATCAAGCGCTAGAGATTTTATTAGCTATGGTGGTAGTTGATTATCTGACTGGTCTATTATCGGCTTATGTGTTACAGGAGATTGATAGTGCTATAGGTAAAAAAGGAGTAGCTCAGAAAGTGGGAATGTTTTTGACAGTTGCAATAGCTCATTTGGCAGATCAGATACTAGCAAGTGGAGGAATGATTAGATTAATGGCTATTTGGTTTTATATTTCTAAAGAAGGGATTAGTGCATTAGAAAATCTAGGCCAAGTGGGAGTTCCTATTCCAGAGTTTTTAAAAAGATCGCTAATACAACTTAAAGATAAGAAAAACTATTAA
- a CDS encoding DUF6731 family protein has protein sequence MYLRPIPPKDLPQKIKAAKRYRKIQIRFADLPDKEYDEGNASLKKMIKEFGKYEAINAEVAVTMGYTRGEGLNSETVYDTLEEIKKNEHMVKKAKFHIKETEDTKVEKIDLFQDKIRDKIHMDLEEKEGVDCYELASLMYSKFQESIAEIMESLEKN, from the coding sequence ATTTATTTAAGACCTATTCCTCCTAAAGATTTACCTCAAAAAATAAAAGCGGCTAAGCGATATAGAAAAATTCAAATTAGATTTGCTGATTTACCTGATAAAGAATATGATGAAGGAAATGCTAGTTTAAAAAAGATGATTAAAGAATTTGGAAAATATGAAGCAATAAATGCTGAAGTAGCTGTGACAATGGGATATACAAGGGGGGAAGGTTTAAATTCAGAAACGGTATATGATACTTTAGAAGAAATAAAGAAAAATGAACATATGGTTAAAAAGGCTAAATTTCATATAAAAGAGACTGAAGACACGAAAGTTGAGAAAATAGATTTATTTCAAGATAAAATAAGAGATAAAATTCATATGGATTTAGAAGAGAAAGAGGGTGTAGATTGTTATGAATTGGCTTCTTTAATGTATTCTAAGTTTCAAGAAAGTATTGCAGAGATTATGGAGTCTTTAGAAAAGAATTGA
- a CDS encoding DUF6731 family protein → MAYRKKIICEYYAVACRKNDQSDDNPDAFFDFRRWIKKANQFLPSEEENTYDDLTYTYYQEEARLDNIWLLEEGVYALKFARLRQTNLPHTATEKNEGEPISLEDNEYIGEEVVGIYNAQENILMLQRNKHSLSPTGIEQYLNLLWGNKEGKKFI, encoded by the coding sequence ATGGCATATAGAAAAAAGATAATTTGTGAATATTATGCAGTTGCTTGCAGAAAAAATGATCAATCTGATGATAATCCAGATGCTTTTTTTGATTTTAGAAGATGGATTAAAAAAGCCAATCAATTTTTACCCAGCGAAGAGGAGAACACATATGATGATTTAACATATACTTATTATCAAGAAGAAGCTAGATTAGATAATATATGGTTATTAGAGGAAGGAGTATATGCACTTAAATTTGCTAGATTAAGACAAACAAACTTACCTCATACAGCAACTGAAAAAAATGAAGGGGAACCTATAAGTTTAGAAGATAATGAATACATTGGAGAAGAAGTTGTGGGAATATACAATGCTCAAGAAAACATTTTAATGTTACAAAGAAATAAGCATAGTTTGAGTCCTACAGGAATAGAACAGTATTTAAATTTATTATGGGGAAATAAAGAGGGGAAAAAATTTATTTAA
- a CDS encoding NAD(+)--dinitrogen-reductase ADP-D-ribosyltransferase — MHKANNEKFEIENKIIKLALFGTKKDICEKIDMNIGGWIDNHNMVARTLLSHCAKRVLDIYRFPGYKEKYWLPDYEDKYKEVKKLFSYFSVEELEKAYNELEKLYEFTQAKLKEDFDYKNNKLKLGRSLSSFERNQIKQQLLNEKSTIEYRTNTITSYTTDGGLYGYGSPIFLEREVKVKNILIHSKYLKYHNRRCNYRDPEKEVWVVNRSPFGKVRFPNQNFKWDAKEFKNNRNLYKPYKDNQISIRKETIDAPESITMEQRSRPCESNFIKKMIRVEDFWNKLKDWVR; from the coding sequence ATGCATAAGGCAAATAATGAAAAGTTTGAGATTGAAAATAAAATTATTAAGTTGGCACTATTTGGAACAAAAAAGGATATATGTGAAAAAATTGATATGAATATTGGAGGATGGATTGATAATCATAACATGGTAGCTAGGACACTTTTGTCTCATTGTGCTAAAAGAGTTTTGGATATATATAGGTTTCCGGGATATAAAGAAAAATATTGGTTGCCTGATTATGAGGATAAGTATAAAGAAGTGAAAAAGCTTTTTTCGTATTTTTCAGTTGAGGAATTAGAGAAAGCTTATAATGAATTAGAAAAATTATATGAATTTACTCAAGCGAAATTAAAAGAAGATTTTGATTACAAAAATAATAAATTGAAATTAGGGAGATCACTTTCCTCTTTTGAACGGAATCAGATAAAGCAACAGTTATTAAATGAAAAATCTACTATAGAATATAGAACAAATACAATTACTTCTTATACAACAGATGGGGGATTATATGGATATGGCTCTCCAATATTTTTGGAAAGAGAAGTAAAAGTAAAGAATATATTAATTCATAGTAAGTATCTCAAATATCATAACAGGAGATGTAATTATAGGGATCCAGAAAAAGAAGTATGGGTGGTTAATAGAAGTCCATTTGGAAAAGTAAGATTTCCTAATCAAAATTTTAAGTGGGATGCAAAAGAGTTTAAAAATAACAGAAATTTATACAAACCATATAAAGATAATCAAATTTCAATAAGAAAAGAAACAATTGATGCTCCAGAATCTATTACTATGGAGCAAAGATCAAGACCTTGTGAAAGTAATTTTATCAAAAAAATGATTAGAGTAGAAGATTTTTGGAATAAACTAAAGGATTGGGTACGTTAA